The following proteins are encoded in a genomic region of Neovison vison isolate M4711 chromosome 12, ASM_NN_V1, whole genome shotgun sequence:
- the LOC122892332 gene encoding uncharacterized protein LOC122892332 yields LLRELDQGEAPSPASVCPLSPSPPCHIRTGPSRPPVHRARGPAPGLGPGGSGHRWAPVHTSVLPLPLLQAWPRDQTLLVLLTPPALGWGLPRWPVALPSEAWPARALGAPPSLWQGKRVTLGVRPLLTATGPASLPSTCSLLSASRRGRQAGAEGRRRFWGLRFAGHGPSASSVWQWLCELKAVSPPLGCTEPRRHHSETRICGGVGARLPRLGRNHPLRPDPQTPLMLCPCPDVAAEDPTTQTCPPSGRARQGHPQAGPQPKTTSPAAPCWTLSLKLQPLLLAPSRPAVGGYGPDLMHWVP; encoded by the coding sequence CTGTTGCGTGAGCTGGACCAAGGGGAGGCCCCCAGCCCCGCCTCTGTTTGTCCGctgtctccttcccctccctgccacatCCGCACAGGACCCTCTCGCCCTCCTGTCCACCGAGCCCGAGGGCCTGCGCCAGGCCTGGGCCCGGGAGGCAGCGGGCACCGGTGGGCCCCTGTCCATACCAGTGTGTTGCCCTTGCCTCTGCTCCAGGCCTGGCCCAGGGACCAgactctgcttgtgctccttaCACCTCCCGCCCTGGGCTGGGGCCTCCCACGGTGGCCTGTAGCCCTTCCCTCAGAAGCCTGGCCAGCGAGAGCTCTGGGGGCgcctcccagcctctggcagGGGAAGAGGGTAACCCTTGGAGTCAGACCCCTCCTCACTGCCACgggcccagcctcccttccttccacctgctccctcctctcagcGTCCCGGAGAGGCAGGCAAGCAGGAGCTGAGGGCAGAAGGCGGTTTTGGGGTCTCCGTTTTGCCGGCCATGGTCCCTCTGCCTCCTCGGTCTGGCAATGGCTCTGTGAGCTCAAGGCTGTGTCCCCTCCCCTGGGCTGCACTGAGCCACGCCGCCACCACTCGGAGACACGGATctgtggaggggtgggggcacGTCTCCCCCGGCTTGGACGGAACCATCCCCTTCGCCCTGACCCACAAACGCCGCTGATGCTCTGCCCGTGCCCAGATGTGGCTGCTGAGGACCCCACCACGCAAACGTGTCCCCCTTCAGGCAGGGCCAGGCAGGGGCACCCACAGGCTGGCCCTCAGCCCAAGACCACTAGCCCCGCAGCCCCTTGCTGGACTCTCTCCCTGAAGCTTCAGCCCTTACTACTGGCCCCCAGTAGGCC
- the CSDC2 gene encoding cold shock domain-containing protein C2, whose product MTSEPTSPPVVPPLHSPKSPVWPTFPFHREGSRVWERGGVSSRDLPSPLPTKRTRTYSATARASAGPVFKGVCKQFSRSQGHGFITPENGSEDIFVHVSDIEGEYVPVEGDEVTYKMCPIPPKNQKFQAVEVVLTQLAPHTPHETWSGQVVGS is encoded by the exons ATGACTTCAGAACCCACGTCGCCCCCGGTAGTGCCCCCACTGCACTCCCCCAAGTCTCCTGTCTGGCCCACCTTCCCCTTCCACCGGGAGGGCAGCAGGGTCTGGGAGCGGGGCGGCGTCTCGTCCCGGGACCTGCCCAGTCCTCTGCCCACCAAACGGACCAGGACGTATTCAGC GACAGCCCGGGCGTCGGCTGGCCCCGTGTTCAAAGGCGTCTGTAAGCAGTTCTCACGCTCACAGGGCCACGGCTTCATCACCCCCGAGAATGGATCCGAGGACATCTTCGTGCATGTATCTGA CATCGAGGGGGAGTACGTGCCCGTGGAAGGCGACGAGGTGACCTACAAGATGTGCCCCATCCCACCCAAGAACCAGAAGTTCCAGGCCGTGGAGGTGGTGCTCACCCAGTTGGCCCCACATACTCCCCACGAGACGTGGTCCGGCCAGGTCGTGGGCTCCTAG